ACAATAATCGGATCAGCTCCAGCTGGGGGATGCGTGGTTTTGGTTAACATCATCAAACTAATCGCTAATCCGACTCCCAGAGCAAGAGACCAAGGCTCATTTCCAAATACATGATAAACCATTATTCCAACTAAAGTGGAAATGAAATGTCCTCCAATGATATTTCTTGGTTGTGATAAAGGAGAGTTCCAAAGAGAAAAAGCCAAAACACAACTTGCTCCAAATGAAGCAATTAACCATGGAGATGATGTAGAAATGGCTAATAAACTCAAAATAAAAATAGTAATTGTACCACCTATAAATCCAGTTAAAATATCTTTCGTATTTACTTTTAAAGGACTCTTTCCTTTTCCCCTCAATTTAATTAGGTAGGCAGGAACCTTAGATTGCGTTATGTCTTCTGGTTGCTCTTTTTTTGCTAAATTTCCTTCTGTAATCAAATTAAATCTCTCCCTTCCTAAAAAATCCCCTAAATTATATTACTATATTTATAAGTAAAAATAAATAAGGACCCACATTAATCCTTATTTAACTAAAGCACCCATTCGTATTAGTTGAACAAGGAAAATTACTCTAAATACTCATCACTTAGTCTTGGATTTAAATACCTTGCCATTCCAGTTTTCAGTTTTTTTAATCCAAGTTTTCGATAAAATCCTTCATTACCAGTTGTTGATATTAAATGAACACAAGAAACATTACTTAGCTTATCCAGTAAAAACTCCATAATTTTTTTAGCTATTCCTTGCCTTTGAAAATCTCGATGAACCACTACATCATAAATTGCAGCATTAAACACGCCATCTGTCATCCCTCTACCAATACCAATAATTCTACCATTTACTTTAACTAATGCTATGACATTACTTGCTTCGTATACTTGTTTAATTATCTCAGTTGTATGCTTCGTCCACCCAACAGACGCATAAACTTCCTTCATTTCATCGAGATTTGCATTGGTTAAATCACTATGAATTTCTATATTCACACTACTCCCCCCTACGAAAACGATCAAAACCATATAATACCCTTTGGATAGCATGGTGATTTTGTAAGAATAAATACGGAGAATCAAATGGTGCAATAGCAATAACATAAGGTTTACCCTTTACATGCGGTAGCTTTTTGTAAGAGTATGTGTATTTACGTGACTTTCCAATAAATGCATTAGCCAATCGCAATGTAGCGTTATCCACTATTTTTTCTTTAGTCCATTCATTAAGTTCTTCTTCCGAATAATTTTTTTGCCATTCAGGAGTTTCATCTTTTGCATGGCTTGCAATAGTAGCTTCAATAAGGAAACCATTGTCCCCTTCAACCACAAAATCCGGACGATCATAATAGTTAACAACAAACCCCAATTCCTTTAGTGTGGCAAAGAGATAAAGTTCCCAAAAAGAAGAATTAAACGTTGTCTGAAATTCTTTAACGAATTTATGATCACGATCCACGAATCCCTCTGCCCAATTCTTTATTAAATCCCGTGCAAAAGGCAATTCCTCATTTGTAATATTTAGGAAATTTGGGTTAAGTTTATCCTCCGGATAAAGTGCGTTAAATAGTAAATCTTTAATATCTTTCATACAACTACTCTTTTAATAGGAAAATAAGTTCATTTTAGCAAAAAAAGGTTTTTGTGGCATCCCTCGAAGAAATGATGATATAGTGGAAAATCAAATTTGAAGATATAAACAGAAAAAGCGGATTCTCCCTTCGACCGTGTTCGTCGAATGTTTCCGGCTTATTCTAAGAAGGAAGCGAACGCCTCTGTTCTAAATGGAAAGCCAGGTTTCTTTCTTCCGCTGTAGTTTTTGCAGGAGCTGCTGCCACTTCAGCCTCATTCTTTTGGTACCTAAACAGTGTAAAATAACGCTTAAAATCGGTGGTGGCACATTGCCTTCTTCAACTATAGCAACACATTAGTTTAACAAAAAGTTATTTTGTCTTTTTGATATATATTTTCGGTGTATAAAATTTCAATATATGAATGAGTTGATCTCCCATATACGAAGAGGATTGTGCAAAATCATTTTCAATCCATTCTAGAATCAATCCTATAATACCATGTATTCGATAGGTGCTAAAAAGTTGGATATCAATAGCAGGGTCTATTTCAGTAGTCAGGAAACCAAATTCTTCTCTGAATAACTTGTCCAATCTTTTTGTCATTTTCTCATGAAAATTATAGTTTGTTGTTGGACGTAACATAAGCTTATAGAATCTTTTGTTTTCTAAGAAATGATCGAATAAGATAATTGAATTTGAAGGTAATTCATTGAAATCTACGACTGATAAATAGAGATATGGTTTCCGAAAGGCTTCTGTCATTTTTTCAAACATCTCTTCAATGATTTCATCTAGTAAATCTTCCTTTTTTTCATAATGTGCATAAAAGGTACCTCGATTGAAATCCGCAGCCTTTACAATCTCCGTTATTGTAATGTCATGAAAGCTTTTTTCCTCCATTAACGATAATACAACTTCTCTAAACTTCTCTTTTGTTCTTTTTACACGTTTGTCTGGGTGTTGAATAGACATTCCAAAGCACCTTCTTACACTTTTAACATACAAAATCGATACATATGTTGATTATCATACATTTTTATTATTATTGCATATTGAAGCCCTTTCACTCATGTTTTATGCTTAAATTGTTCAATATATCTTGAAATAAGGATATATTCTCATTCATATTCAACATAAGGGGGAAGGTCAACATGGCAAGATTTGAAGGTAAAACAGTCATTGTTACAGGTGCAGCAGGCGGTATCGGGAAAGAAGTCGTACGAAAATTAGCTAACGAACAAGCGAAAGTTGTATTAGTTGATTTAAATGAAGACGCTATCAAAGCCTTTCAAGCTGAGCTTGGTTTAACAGAAGAAAATAGCTTAGTGGTAAAAGCGGATGTTTCTAATGAAGAAAATGTTAAAAATTATGTGGAGCAAACAATTTCTAAATTTGGTCGCATTGATGGCTTTGTAAACAACGCAGGCGTTGAAGGTCCAGCTAAACCACTTGAAGAAGTTACAGAAAAAGATTTTGATTTCGTCTACGGTATTAATGTAAAAGGCGTACTTTTCGGTCTTAAATATGTATTACCGATTATGAAAGGACAAAAATCTGGTGCAATCGTCAATACTGCATCAGTAGCTGGGTTAATTGGTTCACCAAGCATGGTATTATACAACTCTTCTAAACACGCTGTAATGGGTATTAATAAAGTTGCAGCATTAGAAGCAGCTGCATTTAACGTTCGTGTAAATACAGTAAACCCAGGTGTAATTAATACACAAATGATGCGTAAAATTGAAGCAAATGTTGCGCCAGGTGCAGCAGAAGCAGCACAAGCAGCTTATAACGATGCAGTACCAATGAAACGCTACGGTGAACCTGAAGAAGTAGCTAACGTAATTGCGTTTTTACTTTCTGACGAAGCTTCATACGTAAGCTCATCTTCATTCACTATCGATGGTGCTTTATATAACGTGTAATTGATCACGGAAGTCCTATTTGGACCCTCCGAGGTAAAGTTCCTCATAATGAGAATGCATGAATGTTGATATAGCAGCATTCATGCGTTTTGCTTTTCTTAGGAATTCAGATGAAATACCCCTTCAGCCACTATTTTTATGTGTATAGAATATGAGGTACAAAATGTAACTCAGTTTTAACATTTTTTTCTTTTCGACTAACCCGTCCCTTTAGTTCAATAAAAAAAGCTGCCAGAATTGGCAGATAGATCTTTATTTAATGCCCTTGTACTTTAAGTACAATTCTTCACATTCTACCTCGTTAGTACAACAAGGAAAAAGATCGCCGCAGCGATCTCCTTCTTTAACTCTAGCTCCCGTTTGTTTAAGCACATTACTTCACAATTTCTTCTTTGCGTTTTTTTGGTTTTCTTTCGGTTTTCTGATTAGTACCAATAATGCTATAACAAAACAAATCATTAGAATTATATTTAAGCTCCAACCGAAACTATCAATATACTGCATTACCCTTCCTCCTCAGATATGTTTTGTTCACTTTAGCATGATTAATGTGCTAGTTGGTTGTTTTCTACAAAAGAAGATAAAACGTTACAATTTTTTCTATCAAGATCCGGTGGCTGTAATTCCCATAATAAAACACCACCCTTCCCCTATTACAAAATGTAGAGAAAGGACGGTGCTTGGCTTTCATTATTTATTTTCAATCAATGTAAGTTAATGTAGCAACACCAATGTTTTAGCTGCAATTAGCATCCCTTATTGAAGGAATGCACCCGATAGTTTAAGTACAATATATCACAATCGTTTTTATAATTTGAATAGATTGTCGTAACAGTCGTACCATGTCGATTAGAGGTGTATTTTCAGGATAGCTTAAGAAGGAGTTCTACGTTAAATCAACTCATATGAATGTCATTGCCATACTGAATCAATTGTAGTTTCCTTGCCAAAGATTGGGATGCGAAATTGTCACAAGAGGTGCTATATAGAGCAGTTCTTCCTTGTTTTTGTACCTCTGAAGCCCAAACATTTGTAACATCTGCACCGTATGCTCTTCCTCGGTAATCCTCATGTGTAAATACACTTGCTTCGGCTGCTTTTGAGGTCTGCCTTGCACTACAACAAATTGAAACAGGTATATTATCTTCAACTATTACAAAACAAGGTTGCTTATTCTCAAAATCCTCAAATGTATATGGAAAATGAGGCTTTAAAATTTCTTTGTTTTTATTAGTTACTATAATTGCTTTTGTACATGTCCTGTCCCTGACATCGGGAAACACATACGCTGGTCCAATCCATAAATTATTTACTATACGGTCTATGCTTAAAACCTTTATTACTTCTCCTAGATGAGCACCAGGATTTGACCCTATAACTTGTTCTAACTTCTTTACAAGGCTATCATCCAGCGATTTTGAAAACCTTACTACACTACCCAATCTGGTGGAACCAATAAAAATTCGTGGTGCAACATCGTATGGTATTTCATTAACGACTGTCATTCTATTTTCAGTATCGTGTCTAAATAGCACATTTACATGATGTACCATCAATTCTAAATTAGATAGCATTTACATTCCCCCCAATAACTCCATCAATCCAATATTCAAGAAGTTACTGTTGTTTCCCTGCTTTTTTAAACTCCCTCAGATTGATACGAATATCTCTTGAATGCTCACTTATTCGCAGGATTTCATAACCTCTATAAATCGAATGACGGGTAGTTGGAATGAATTCAGATCATTTGGCTTCGTGAAGGCATGGTTAAATAAAGGAGTTAGCTACTACTCCATATTTTACCATATAATACACATCTCCACGCCGCCCCTGGAGGCTTTCCCTACCATGTCTCAACGGGTCGATTGCCCTCTCATTCCTTCGTCATGCCTATCCAAGGGGTGGAGGCCAGTTATGCTAACCTGATGGGTCTCATTGCCCTTTTGTTTAAAAAATCTGGTACTCCGTGCATATTTGAAATCCTACGAATAAGACAACATTCAAAAGTTAAAGTCAATTTTTTAATTGGTATATTTTATAAACTAATGTTTTATTTCTAAGCAGCTAAAGGGATTAATTCTTGAATTTTATTAGGACAGTAAGACTCGTTTCGTCGTGCAATTCCTACAAAAATCCTTGCTAGTTTACCGATCAGTTTCATGATTGATTTCATTTTCTTTATCTTCTTGACCTTCACATTATGGGAATGTAGTGCTTTAAATTCAGGGTTATTCATCACAAGGCTCATAGTTGCTAAATAGAGGAATCGCCGTAGTCTTGACCTTCCACGCTTTGAAATCACAATCTGACCTCTCCCTTTGCCTGAACTTGCTTCAGCTAGATGTAATCCCGCATGTCGTAATAGAGAGTTTCCATGAGAGAATCCACTTAGATCTCCAGACTCACCTAGTATCCCAGCTAATGAAATTTCACTTATCCCTTTAATCGTAAGTAGTTTTTGTGCAAATGGTATATTATAGAGAACTTCTTTAACTTGTTGTTCAACTCTTTCGAGTTGTTTTAAAGCGAGGTCATATTCTTCTATTAATTGTTCTAGATGGAATTTATAAGCATCAAGTGCTTGTCCCGTTCCTATAGAAGTTTTTGCTAGATTGATCAGTAATTGAGCTTTTTTAGGTCCTGGTTGTCTTTTCATTAATGACTTCCAACCCCTCTGAACATCTAGTGAATCCATCGAAGATATTTCATTTGGAGTTGGAAACAAACGAAGGGTTGCGATTGCTCCTTTGCACGAAACATCGTTAAACACTTGTCGCAACTCTGGAAAGACAACATCTACCCATCTATTTATTTGATTTATAGACATTACGAGTCGTTTAACAATTACATCACGGTTAGACATTAGAACTCTAAGTTTCTCAAATGATTCTGAAGATGGACGAATAAAGGAGTAGTAGCCGTTTTTGACCATATCTGCGATAACGAGTGCATCTTTTTTATCACTTTTTGATTGCGTATTATCACGATTCTCTTTATTCCTTTTTACTAAGTGTGGATTGACTGTTACTACCTCAATGTTTTGGTCATATAACCATTTTGACAGGTTAATCCAGTAATGCCCTGTAGGTTCCATACCTACTATTGCCGCATCTAGTTTTTTTAATCTTTTTAAATCACGAATCCAGTTAAATAGATTAACGAACCCCTCTTCATTATTTTCAAATGTAATAGGGTCTCCGACTACAATTCCACGGAGGTTAACTGCCCTTGCAACGTGTATTTGTTGAGCAATATCAACACCAACAATAAGATGTGTATCGGAAATTCTTTCAATTAGTTGATTTTGTTTGTCTTGCATTTTAAAATTCATAGTAGGGCTTCCTCCTTAAGACTCTGAGTTAGATTGGACTCTATACTCGTATCTTACTGAGGGGCTCTATTTTTTTCAAACCTGATAATTAACGATCTACAGGAATGCTAAACTGCACCGTTAGCTCAATAACAAAAAAAGACCGCCGCAGCGATCAACTCTTTAACTCTTGCACCCGACAGTTTAAGAACAATATTTAACAAACTTTCTTTTTGACTAAGAAAAAATTTATTAAAAAAGAGACTCCCAAAAACCATGGGAGTCCAAACAGTACTAATCTATTTAATAGGGGGTCAAATAGTGATTCCAATTATATTGGGTTTATGAAATATAAAATAGAGAAAATATTACCAAAGTTATCCAATAATTAAAGGGGAATTTGGACTAGGATTAAATAAACTTAGTCCTATATAAAGAAAGTGAGTAGATCATGAGCATATTAAATTGGTTTAGCCAAATGACAACTTATATCACCTAAAGCACACCTTAGTTGAAGTACTAACCTGCTTCCTTACTTCAATAAGATTCAACAAAAAGAAGCGTTAATCCTGCTTGGACCAACGCCCCCGTTAGTTGCATAAATAATAAAGATTTATTTGCAAGGATTGGAACACATTTACGGCAGAATTAAAAGTTTATTAGCCTTTTCCTGCGATGGATCTGAAGCATAAACTACAAACATTAAAATTTTTTAGGCTGATTTTGTTTGGTCTATTTTTTCTGAAAACAATAGCCTAGCAGAAGTTAATCGGTTTCGAATTAAGACACCAATCCACGAAGCAAGAGCAGCCTTGATTAATCCAACAATGATAAACGGAGTAAATCCTCCTGCAAAAGCAGCTGGCCAAGAAAGCTCGGCAGCAATCTTTAGCCAAGCAGTGCCGAATGCCAAAGTAACGAGCATTCCAATACTATTAGCAATCACAGCATTCTTGAAGTTGAAGGCTGTTTTTTCCATAAACCATCCGATTAGGAAGGTAGCTGGAAGGAAGCCAACTAAATAACCTCCAGTGGGTCCGAGAAGCTTTGAAACTCCACCTGAAGATTCAGCGAATACAGGTACTCCTGCAGAACCAATAATTAAATATAAAATGACCGATAAGGTTCCATAACGAGAACCTAGGATTGTTGCTGCTAAGCCAATGGCAAGGGTTTGTCCTGTAATTGGAACGAGCGGAAGTGGAATTGTAATTTGAGCCATTACGCCAATGATTGCAGCAAAAAGTGCTGTCACAATCATCATTCTTAATTTCAATTGTTGATTTGTCACTTGTTTCTCCCTTTCAAATGTAAACTAATTTTTTATTTGGTTAACAATTAAACTATATTTATATTTAAAAAATTTGTCAATCCAAAAAAAGAGGTGCCAGTGCACCTCCGAGGATTTATTTTGAAATATCTGAAAGGGTTTCAAATGAAACATAAAAAGAAATGGCATTTCTCCAACTTGTTGAACTAAACTGCCCTTTACTTGAAGAAGAAAGGAGCATTACCTTTGTTCAAGTAATGCACCCGTTTGTTCAATAAGAATCATATCTAAATCAAAGTTAAATAATTAATGAGCGGTTAGGATTACATAAGAATTCAGGACTTATATCTTTCTCCATCCATAAATCAAAAAAACAACTAAAGTCTTCATTTTTTTGAATAAATTCTTTTTCAGATGGATGAATTGGTAATAACCATAATAACTCTGTCTTTTGCTTTTCAAAAAAGTCCAGCAATTGAGTTGAATCGGCAGCTTCAATTATGGGAGGACATATTAAAAGCGTGTTCATTCTGAAAGCAGAAACAGGTTCAGAATTAGAAATCGTATGCCCATAATCATATGGATTACCCTCAACAAAAGGATATTGTGTTAGTCTCATCATTACATCTAATATTTCCTTATTTTCCTCATCATTTAGCCATATTAGTTCTACTTTTATGCCATTAACCATTGTTTTGTTCGACATTCCTAAAGTAATGTAAGTCCAGACAGGTCTTTCATTCTGTGGTGGGAATTGTAAAACATAAAAACCATTCTTTTTTGTCTGGATTTTCTCTAACTGCACCTGTTGCACTGTTTCTCCGAACCAATTACATTTATAAATCTTATCTGTTGTCCAAAGCTTTGAATATAGTAACCTAATATTGTTAAGAGTTCATACTTTTTAAAACGTTCCCAAAAGACCATATAAACTTCCCTTTCCTACGATTCTTTAGTTAGTATTATATCTTAAAAAACTTCCAACTTCTTGTTAAACTAACCTGCCAGTTAGCACCAAAAGAAAAAGGTTGCCGCAGCAACCATATCTTAGAAGAAAACCCCATTTGTTCATTAAGCTCTTTTAGGCTATTTATGTATGAATCGAGAACCTCATTAGTTGCATTTATATTTTCTTCAGTAAACAGGTCATCATCTTCATCCATTCTTTGTTTCCATTCTAGTGTTGGTTTGTTTTTAGTTAACTTCTTCAAAAGTCATAATATCCTCCAAATTATTTACTTCTTGTTTGGGAGCTTCCTCACCCTCGGCTGTTTTCTTGTTTTCGTTACAAGCCCCTAAAACTAAAACCGATGATAAAATAGAAAAGAATAAAAGCTTTTTCATAGTTGTAAAACCTCTATTATGTCTTGTACAAAACAAT
This genomic stretch from Neobacillus niacini harbors:
- a CDS encoding HPP family protein; the protein is MTQSKVPAYLIKLRGKGKSPLKVNTKDILTGFIGGTITIFILSLLAISTSSPWLIASFGASCVLAFSLWNSPLSQPRNIIGGHFISTLVGIMVYHVFGNEPWSLALGVGLAISLMMLTKTTHPPAGADPIIVIIGSHTWEYLFTPVLSGSIVIVLVALLINNLRSDRNYPVFWV
- a CDS encoding GNAT family N-acetyltransferase, with the protein product MNIEIHSDLTNANLDEMKEVYASVGWTKHTTEIIKQVYEASNVIALVKVNGRIIGIGRGMTDGVFNAAIYDVVVHRDFQRQGIAKKIMEFLLDKLSNVSCVHLISTTGNEGFYRKLGLKKLKTGMARYLNPRLSDEYLE
- a CDS encoding TetR/AcrR family transcriptional regulator, with product MSIQHPDKRVKRTKEKFREVVLSLMEEKSFHDITITEIVKAADFNRGTFYAHYEKKEDLLDEIIEEMFEKMTEAFRKPYLYLSVVDFNELPSNSIILFDHFLENKRFYKLMLRPTTNYNFHEKMTKRLDKLFREEFGFLTTEIDPAIDIQLFSTYRIHGIIGLILEWIENDFAQSSSYMGDQLIHILKFYTPKIYIKKTK
- a CDS encoding SDR family NAD(P)-dependent oxidoreductase, which produces MARFEGKTVIVTGAAGGIGKEVVRKLANEQAKVVLVDLNEDAIKAFQAELGLTEENSLVVKADVSNEENVKNYVEQTISKFGRIDGFVNNAGVEGPAKPLEEVTEKDFDFVYGINVKGVLFGLKYVLPIMKGQKSGAIVNTASVAGLIGSPSMVLYNSSKHAVMGINKVAALEAAAFNVRVNTVNPGVINTQMMRKIEANVAPGAAEAAQAAYNDAVPMKRYGEPEEVANVIAFLLSDEASYVSSSSFTIDGALYNV
- a CDS encoding GNAT family N-acetyltransferase — translated: MLSNLELMVHHVNVLFRHDTENRMTVVNEIPYDVAPRIFIGSTRLGSVVRFSKSLDDSLVKKLEQVIGSNPGAHLGEVIKVLSIDRIVNNLWIGPAYVFPDVRDRTCTKAIIVTNKNKEILKPHFPYTFEDFENKQPCFVIVEDNIPVSICCSARQTSKAAEASVFTHEDYRGRAYGADVTNVWASEVQKQGRTALYSTSCDNFASQSLARKLQLIQYGNDIHMS
- a CDS encoding IS110 family transposase — translated: MNFKMQDKQNQLIERISDTHLIVGVDIAQQIHVARAVNLRGIVVGDPITFENNEEGFVNLFNWIRDLKRLKKLDAAIVGMEPTGHYWINLSKWLYDQNIEVVTVNPHLVKRNKENRDNTQSKSDKKDALVIADMVKNGYYSFIRPSSESFEKLRVLMSNRDVIVKRLVMSINQINRWVDVVFPELRQVFNDVSCKGAIATLRLFPTPNEISSMDSLDVQRGWKSLMKRQPGPKKAQLLINLAKTSIGTGQALDAYKFHLEQLIEEYDLALKQLERVEQQVKEVLYNIPFAQKLLTIKGISEISLAGILGESGDLSGFSHGNSLLRHAGLHLAEASSGKGRGQIVISKRGRSRLRRFLYLATMSLVMNNPEFKALHSHNVKVKKIKKMKSIMKLIGKLARIFVGIARRNESYCPNKIQELIPLAA
- a CDS encoding biotin transporter BioY translates to MTNQQLKLRMMIVTALFAAIIGVMAQITIPLPLVPITGQTLAIGLAATILGSRYGTLSVILYLIIGSAGVPVFAESSGGVSKLLGPTGGYLVGFLPATFLIGWFMEKTAFNFKNAVIANSIGMLVTLAFGTAWLKIAAELSWPAAFAGGFTPFIIVGLIKAALASWIGVLIRNRLTSARLLFSEKIDQTKSA
- a CDS encoding suppressor of fused domain protein; protein product: MQLEKIQTKKNGFYVLQFPPQNERPVWTYITLGMSNKTMVNGIKVELIWLNDEENKEILDVMMRLTQYPFVEGNPYDYGHTISNSEPVSAFRMNTLLICPPIIEAADSTQLLDFFEKQKTELLWLLPIHPSEKEFIQKNEDFSCFFDLWMEKDISPEFLCNPNRSLII